One Desulfosalsimonas propionicica DNA window includes the following coding sequences:
- a CDS encoding AMP-dependent synthetase/ligase codes for MTASTTPAVFKQTVSDRGQMVAMRFKKLGLWHDISWDQYFDAARNISAALIDMGLEKGSSAAIIGDNCPEWVMIDMGIQCAGGVSVGIYTTNAWQEVQYVVSNSDSVFLFVENEEQLDKWLSFRDTVPDLKKVIVWDTKGLREFSDPMVMGYDELVARGQALSKTGVDQRSESLTPRDLCVLIYTSGTTGPPKGAMLTHGNVTWMADAIVEQNPMDRQDEVLSFLPLCHIFERLFSVFTHLRHAYVVNFVEKPDTVTDNMIEVSPTVGYAVPRIWEKYYSAIQIRMSDATRAKQLAYAAALKIGQKRAERIMHFQKVPSWLTLAFGLAHFAVFRKLRERLGFDRIRVAYSGAAPISARVLFFYQSIGINLVEGYGQTEGTGVTCTSREGRAKFGTVGTPVPGTEINIAEDGEILVKSPGVFAGYYKNETATAETLKDGWLYSGDVGEIDKDGYLKITDRKKDIIITAGGKNISPQYIENMLKASIYINDAVLIGDRRKFLSALIMIDEDNVVKYAQENKIQFSTYGDLAAHPEINKLIQSEIDQVNKGLARVENVRKFRILPKKLYEEDGEVTPTMKVKRKYVNQAFAGIIEEMYK; via the coding sequence TTGACTGCATCCACAACCCCTGCTGTTTTCAAACAGACCGTTTCCGACCGAGGGCAGATGGTAGCCATGCGTTTCAAGAAACTGGGCCTGTGGCACGATATCTCCTGGGATCAATATTTTGATGCCGCAAGAAACATCAGCGCGGCCTTAATCGATATGGGCCTTGAAAAAGGCAGCAGTGCGGCCATTATCGGGGACAACTGCCCGGAGTGGGTCATGATCGACATGGGCATCCAGTGCGCAGGCGGCGTGTCCGTGGGGATTTACACCACCAATGCCTGGCAGGAAGTCCAGTACGTGGTGTCCAATTCCGATTCGGTTTTTCTGTTTGTTGAAAACGAGGAACAGCTCGACAAATGGCTGAGTTTCAGAGACACGGTCCCGGATCTAAAAAAAGTCATTGTATGGGATACAAAAGGACTGCGGGAATTTTCAGATCCCATGGTCATGGGCTATGACGAACTTGTGGCCCGCGGCCAGGCCCTCTCCAAAACAGGCGTGGATCAGCGTTCAGAATCACTTACACCCCGGGATCTCTGCGTACTGATCTACACCTCGGGCACCACCGGCCCGCCCAAGGGCGCCATGCTCACCCACGGCAACGTCACCTGGATGGCAGACGCCATTGTGGAACAAAATCCCATGGACAGGCAAGACGAGGTGTTGTCGTTTCTGCCGCTTTGCCATATATTTGAGCGGTTGTTTTCCGTGTTCACACACCTGCGACACGCCTATGTGGTCAATTTCGTGGAAAAGCCCGACACGGTCACAGACAACATGATCGAGGTCTCTCCCACGGTGGGCTATGCCGTGCCCCGGATCTGGGAAAAATACTATTCCGCCATCCAGATCCGCATGTCTGATGCCACCCGGGCAAAACAGCTGGCTTATGCGGCCGCCCTGAAAATCGGCCAAAAGCGGGCCGAGCGAATAATGCATTTTCAAAAAGTGCCCTCCTGGCTGACCCTGGCTTTTGGTCTGGCCCATTTTGCGGTATTTCGCAAACTAAGGGAAAGACTCGGATTTGACCGGATCCGGGTGGCCTATTCCGGGGCCGCCCCAATATCGGCCCGGGTGCTTTTCTTCTATCAATCCATCGGCATCAACCTGGTTGAAGGCTACGGACAGACAGAAGGCACCGGCGTGACCTGCACCTCCCGGGAGGGGCGGGCCAAATTCGGCACCGTTGGCACCCCGGTGCCGGGCACGGAAATCAACATCGCCGAAGACGGGGAAATTCTTGTCAAATCCCCGGGGGTGTTTGCCGGGTATTACAAAAACGAAACCGCCACAGCCGAAACCCTGAAAGACGGCTGGCTTTACTCCGGAGACGTGGGAGAAATCGACAAAGACGGGTATCTGAAAATCACGGACCGGAAAAAAGACATCATCATCACCGCAGGCGGCAAAAACATCTCCCCCCAGTACATTGAAAACATGCTAAAGGCCAGCATCTACATCAATGACGCGGTACTGATCGGCGACCGTCGAAAATTTCTCTCCGCGCTGATCATGATCGACGAGGACAACGTGGTCAAATACGCCCAGGAAAACAAAATCCAGTTTTCCACCTACGGGGATCTGGCCGCACACCCGGAAATCAACAAGCTCATCCAGTCTGAGATCGACCAGGTCAACAAGGGTCTGGCCCGGGTGGAAAACGTCCGCAAGTTCCGCATCCTGCCCAAAAAGCTATACGAGGAAGACGGCGAGGTCACCCCCACCATGAAGGTCAAGCGCAAGTACGTCAACCAGGCATTTGCCGGTATTATTGAAGAGATGTACAAATGA
- a CDS encoding flavodoxin family protein, whose translation MYALAISGSPRKDGNTDYLLKEVLAPVSRAGWETELVRAGGREIRGCIACYKCFENQNQRCAVETDMFNEIMEKIVRADALIMGSPTYFTDVSAELKAVVDRAGLVSQANGVLLRGKIGAAVAAVRRAGAVHVFDTINHMFLMSQMIVPGSTYWNMGMGFDKGDVADDAEGMKNMRHLGAVIAWLGSAVSKHPDAYPNP comes from the coding sequence ATGTACGCACTGGCCATCAGCGGAAGCCCGAGAAAAGACGGCAATACGGATTATCTGTTAAAGGAGGTCCTGGCCCCCGTTTCCCGGGCCGGGTGGGAAACCGAACTGGTCCGGGCGGGCGGCAGGGAGATCCGCGGCTGCATTGCCTGCTACAAGTGCTTTGAAAATCAAAACCAGCGCTGCGCCGTGGAAACAGATATGTTCAATGAGATTATGGAAAAAATTGTCCGGGCAGACGCCCTGATCATGGGATCGCCCACGTATTTTACAGATGTGAGCGCTGAATTAAAGGCGGTTGTGGACCGCGCCGGGCTGGTCTCCCAGGCAAACGGGGTCCTGCTGCGCGGCAAGATCGGCGCGGCCGTGGCCGCTGTCCGGCGGGCCGGGGCGGTCCATGTTTTTGATACCATCAATCATATGTTTCTGATGTCCCAGATGATTGTGCCCGGCTCCACCTACTGGAATATGGGCATGGGCTTTGACAAGGGCGATGTGGCAGACGATGCCGAGGGCATGAAAAACATGCGCCACCTGGGGGCTGTCATTGCCTGGCTGGGCAGTGCGGTCAGCAAACATCCCGATGCCTATCCCAATCCCTAA
- a CDS encoding ABC transporter ATP-binding protein, with product MGTLLEIKNIETYYDLIYAIRGASLSVEEGSITAILGNNGAGKTTILRTVMGLIDDQPDKGTIEFAGRRIDGADTEKIVRMGISLVPEGREVFEELTIRENLMMGAYTRRDKKAVTRDLDRVFAYFPILADRTGQWAGTLSGGEQQMLAIGRALMSRPRLLFLDEPSLGLSPLLVKEIFEIIKKINQEGVTILLVEQNAKKALEVSNEALILENGRFVMKGQSGDLMKDENVREFYMGVRSTESAKGYQRWKRKKVWR from the coding sequence TTGGGGACTTTGCTCGAAATCAAAAACATCGAGACCTATTATGACCTGATCTATGCCATTCGCGGTGCCTCGCTTTCCGTGGAGGAAGGCAGCATCACCGCCATCCTGGGCAATAACGGGGCGGGAAAAACCACGATTCTTCGTACGGTCATGGGGCTCATCGATGATCAGCCGGACAAGGGCACCATTGAATTTGCAGGCCGGCGGATTGACGGCGCAGACACAGAGAAAATCGTGCGCATGGGCATATCCCTGGTCCCCGAGGGAAGGGAGGTGTTTGAAGAACTCACCATCAGGGAAAACCTCATGATGGGGGCCTATACCCGCAGAGACAAAAAGGCGGTGACCCGGGACCTGGACCGCGTTTTTGCCTATTTTCCCATCCTTGCCGACCGCACCGGACAGTGGGCCGGCACCCTGTCCGGAGGAGAGCAGCAGATGCTGGCCATTGGAAGGGCATTGATGAGCCGGCCCAGGCTGCTTTTCCTTGATGAGCCATCCCTTGGGCTCTCTCCTTTGCTTGTAAAAGAAATATTTGAAATCATAAAAAAAATTAACCAGGAAGGCGTGACCATCCTTTTGGTGGAACAAAACGCGAAAAAGGCCCTGGAGGTATCAAATGAGGCCCTGATTCTGGAAAACGGCCGGTTTGTCATGAAGGGCCAATCCGGAGATCTGATGAAAGATGAAAATGTCCGGGAATTTTACATGGGCGTGCGCTCCACAGAATCGGCCAAGGGCTATCAGCGCTGGAAACGAAAAAAAGTCTGGCGATAA
- a CDS encoding PaaI family thioesterase, whose product MNDLLEMGKQILAAQPFSVHVGAEITAFNQGTAELTISVAPQLMQQHGFVHGGVLSYAADNALTFAGGSVLGPNVLTSEYKINYLKPAKGDKIISRATVIHTGRTQAVCRCEVFSDTRGDRVLCAVAQGTITAMAGASEKQQKIG is encoded by the coding sequence ATGAATGACCTGCTGGAGATGGGCAAACAAATCCTGGCAGCACAGCCCTTTAGTGTGCATGTGGGCGCTGAAATCACCGCGTTTAATCAGGGCACGGCCGAACTCACCATTTCTGTCGCCCCGCAGCTGATGCAGCAGCACGGTTTTGTCCACGGGGGGGTGCTCAGTTATGCCGCAGACAACGCCCTGACGTTTGCCGGCGGCAGCGTGCTGGGGCCAAATGTGCTCACCTCGGAGTATAAGATCAATTACCTGAAGCCGGCAAAAGGCGACAAAATCATCTCCCGGGCCACTGTGATACATACGGGCAGGACCCAGGCGGTATGCCGCTGCGAGGTGTTTTCAGATACCCGGGGCGACCGGGTGCTTTGCGCTGTTGCCCAGGGCACCATCACAGCCATGGCCGGCGCATCCGAAAAACAGCAAAAGATCGGGTAA
- a CDS encoding ATP-binding protein, translating to MDPNASRAQKKAPNRPLWNLRTKVMIIFLVLALVPLMVIGWFSLQITEKLIVSMVMRQLENAATDKTAILERWLDERKADMEVMAGTSLVQSMDAEHIQPYLDLIRKKYGVYKNLTVVAADGRMICNSGTRPVQPPPEPAAADTSLRISKITYAPRQHESSFYVSAPIFSPNSEKRAGTIYGQVGTKKIIFFILNIFLGETGECYLVNEDGQFLAHKEPRRILSENISQSESFKNIFEKRDREKAYLDYRGIEVLGTSMNVSGTDWYIVVEQDRKEAFESASTLKSIIYLTVFLCIGSALALTWMISFHIVGPIRRLSRYADMIADSKTDQPIVKTARKDEIGMLYRAFEHMYAKVQQRQHHLREKVGLKDAQLRETDIMLEKTRQMAERSEKFAAMGRMGAAVAHEIRTPLTSLKLYLESAQEQIANSAEDQEDFRIAMKQVNRIESSVNRFLDFVKPEELVFSVIDVSVLIEDVLYMIRPLANRQECSLKTSIQDHLPAVFGDRKLLAEALVNLMVNCLEAMENHGTLSVSAQSDRFAQNHQTVACVRIDVRDTGCGISEEQMENLFEPFYTTKAAGTGLGLPLVLNTIESHGGTIGVQSTPGTGTVFRLYIPIESSHPADKDHGQDTAH from the coding sequence TTGGACCCAAACGCTTCACGAGCACAAAAAAAAGCCCCCAACAGGCCGCTGTGGAACCTGCGCACCAAGGTAATGATTATCTTTCTGGTGCTGGCCCTGGTTCCGCTGATGGTTATCGGCTGGTTTTCCCTGCAGATTACCGAAAAGCTCATTGTAAGCATGGTCATGCGGCAGCTGGAAAACGCGGCAACAGACAAGACGGCTATTCTCGAGCGCTGGCTTGATGAGCGCAAGGCCGACATGGAGGTCATGGCCGGCACCTCCCTGGTGCAATCCATGGATGCAGAACACATCCAGCCCTATCTGGATCTGATCCGCAAAAAATACGGGGTATATAAAAACCTCACCGTGGTGGCCGCAGACGGCCGAATGATTTGCAACAGCGGGACCCGCCCGGTGCAGCCCCCGCCTGAACCGGCGGCTGCGGATACAAGCCTTCGCATATCAAAGATCACATACGCCCCCCGCCAGCATGAATCCTCATTTTATGTGTCCGCCCCGATCTTTTCACCAAACAGTGAAAAAAGGGCCGGCACCATCTACGGACAGGTGGGCACCAAAAAGATTATTTTCTTTATTCTCAACATTTTTCTGGGAGAAACCGGGGAATGCTACCTGGTCAATGAAGACGGGCAGTTTCTGGCCCACAAGGAACCCCGCCGGATTCTATCGGAAAACATTTCCCAGTCAGAGAGTTTCAAAAACATCTTTGAAAAAAGGGACAGGGAAAAAGCCTACCTGGACTACCGGGGCATTGAGGTGCTGGGCACTTCCATGAACGTTTCGGGCACAGACTGGTATATTGTGGTGGAACAGGACAGAAAGGAAGCCTTTGAAAGCGCCAGCACCCTGAAATCCATCATCTATCTGACGGTCTTTTTATGCATCGGCTCGGCCCTGGCCCTCACCTGGATGATCTCCTTTCACATCGTGGGACCGATCCGGCGCCTGAGCCGGTATGCTGATATGATCGCCGATTCCAAAACCGACCAGCCCATTGTGAAAACCGCCCGCAAGGACGAAATCGGGATGCTCTACCGGGCCTTTGAACACATGTATGCCAAGGTTCAGCAGCGGCAGCATCATCTCCGGGAAAAAGTGGGTTTAAAAGATGCCCAGCTCAGGGAAACCGATATCATGCTGGAAAAAACCCGGCAAATGGCAGAACGCTCGGAAAAATTTGCCGCCATGGGGCGCATGGGCGCGGCTGTTGCCCATGAGATCCGCACCCCCCTGACATCGCTGAAGCTGTATCTGGAATCCGCCCAGGAGCAGATCGCCAACAGCGCGGAAGACCAGGAGGATTTCCGGATCGCAATGAAACAGGTCAACAGGATTGAATCTTCTGTCAACCGGTTCCTCGATTTTGTCAAGCCCGAGGAACTGGTCTTTTCCGTAATTGATGTCTCCGTGCTCATCGAAGATGTGCTATACATGATCCGCCCCCTGGCCAACCGCCAGGAATGCAGCCTTAAAACCAGCATACAGGATCATCTTCCCGCGGTTTTCGGGGACAGAAAACTGCTGGCCGAGGCCCTGGTCAACCTCATGGTCAATTGCCTGGAGGCCATGGAAAACCACGGCACCCTGAGCGTATCAGCGCAAAGCGACCGGTTTGCGCAAAACCATCAGACCGTGGCCTGTGTGCGCATCGACGTCCGGGATACCGGCTGCGGCATTTCCGAAGAACAAATGGAAAACCTGTTTGAACCCTTTTACACCACCAAGGCCGCAGGCACGGGACTGGGTCTGCCCCTGGTGTTAAACACCATCGAAAGCCACGGCGGCACCATCGGGGTGCAGAGCACGCCCGGAACAGGCACCGTATTTCGCCTCTATATTCCCATTGAATCCAGCCATCCGGCGGACAAGGACCATGGACAAGATACTGCTCATTGA
- a CDS encoding medium chain dehydrogenase/reductase family protein, whose protein sequence is MSYQRVVITRFGGPEVLETIQESALPEPGPGEVRIRALAAGAAFTDVMIRKGMYPEVKQKPPFSPGYDMVGIVDKTGPGTARLRPGQKVADLTVIGAYSEYLCLPEDRLTPVADHLDPAEAVGTILSYVTAYQLLHRVARMQKGARILVHGAGGAVGTAMLQLGKLSELEIYGTASAPKHELVSSLGATPIDYQRDNWPQHLRSLAGGGFDAVFDPIGGQSLKRSFDLLDPAGMLVCYGFYNAVTAKGGSIPLDFMRLKLWNMLPNGRRTAFYSIAAMRKKHPKWFSADLTRLLDLLAQGEIKPQIAARMPLAEARQAHEHIEAARPSGKIVLIPGYKENTNE, encoded by the coding sequence ATGAGCTATCAACGTGTTGTCATAACCCGCTTTGGCGGCCCTGAGGTGCTTGAGACAATCCAGGAGTCTGCCCTGCCCGAACCCGGCCCCGGAGAGGTGCGAATCCGGGCGCTTGCCGCAGGTGCGGCTTTCACGGACGTGATGATCCGCAAAGGCATGTACCCGGAGGTTAAGCAAAAGCCGCCCTTCTCGCCGGGCTATGACATGGTTGGAATCGTGGACAAAACCGGCCCTGGCACAGCCCGTCTTCGCCCGGGCCAGAAAGTGGCCGACTTAACGGTCATTGGGGCTTATTCCGAGTATTTATGCCTTCCCGAAGATCGGCTGACCCCTGTTGCCGACCATCTTGATCCGGCAGAAGCCGTGGGCACAATCCTTTCCTATGTAACGGCTTACCAGCTGCTCCACCGCGTTGCCCGAATGCAGAAAGGCGCCCGGATTCTTGTACACGGAGCCGGCGGTGCCGTGGGCACGGCAATGCTTCAGCTGGGAAAATTATCAGAACTGGAAATCTATGGCACAGCTTCTGCGCCCAAGCATGAACTGGTGTCTTCGCTGGGGGCTACCCCGATTGACTATCAGCGGGACAACTGGCCCCAGCACCTGCGCAGTCTTGCCGGCGGCGGGTTTGACGCGGTCTTTGATCCCATTGGCGGACAAAGCCTGAAGCGATCCTTTGATCTGCTGGATCCCGCCGGCATGCTGGTATGTTACGGGTTCTACAACGCGGTAACAGCCAAAGGCGGAAGCATCCCCCTTGATTTCATGCGCCTGAAACTCTGGAACATGCTTCCCAACGGCCGCCGGACGGCGTTTTACTCCATTGCCGCCATGCGCAAAAAACACCCGAAATGGTTTTCCGCAGACCTGACCCGGCTCCTGGACCTTTTGGCACAGGGGGAAATCAAGCCGCAAATCGCAGCCCGGATGCCCCTTGCAGAGGCAAGGCAGGCCCATGAACACATTGAAGCGGCCCGGCCAAGCGGGAAAATTGTGCTAATCCCCGGATACAAAGAAAACACAAATGAATGA
- a CDS encoding mechanosensitive ion channel family protein, which yields MEQFSINGLEQLIARLMDLGVVFGMKVLAALAVFVLGRWVAIFLRNFLEKSMRRTKVDETLITFTTNLTYIALFAFVVIAALAQLGIQTTSFIALLGAAGLAIGLALQGSLANFAAGVLMILFRPFKVDDYIEGGGTAGTVREIQIFNTILLTPDNKTVIVPNATMTGDKIVNYATQGTRRVDMVFGIAYDSDIDKAKGILWDLLKNDSRILPAPEPVIAVLELADSSVNIACRPWVNAGDYWTFYFDMTESVKKQFDANGISIPFPQRDVHMYQQKVA from the coding sequence ATGGAGCAATTTTCAATAAACGGCCTGGAGCAGTTGATTGCCCGGTTAATGGACCTTGGGGTGGTTTTTGGCATGAAGGTGCTGGCCGCCCTTGCGGTTTTTGTGCTCGGCCGGTGGGTCGCCATTTTTTTGCGCAATTTCCTGGAAAAATCCATGCGGCGCACCAAAGTGGATGAAACCCTGATTACGTTTACCACCAACCTGACCTATATTGCCCTGTTTGCCTTTGTGGTCATCGCCGCCCTGGCCCAGCTGGGCATCCAGACCACCTCGTTTATTGCTCTTCTGGGTGCCGCAGGCCTGGCTATTGGTCTTGCCCTTCAGGGCTCGCTTGCCAATTTTGCCGCAGGCGTTCTCATGATTCTATTCCGGCCGTTTAAGGTGGATGATTACATCGAAGGCGGGGGTACGGCCGGAACCGTCAGGGAGATCCAGATTTTCAACACCATTTTGCTCACCCCGGACAACAAGACGGTGATCGTTCCCAACGCCACCATGACCGGCGATAAAATCGTCAATTATGCCACCCAGGGCACCCGGCGGGTGGACATGGTGTTCGGCATTGCCTATGATTCCGACATTGACAAGGCAAAAGGCATTCTGTGGGATCTGCTGAAAAATGACAGCCGTATTCTGCCGGCGCCCGAACCCGTAATCGCAGTTCTTGAACTGGCCGACAGCAGTGTCAACATCGCCTGCCGGCCGTGGGTGAATGCCGGGGACTACTGGACATTTTATTTTGACATGACAGAAAGCGTCAAAAAACAGTTTGACGCAAACGGCATTTCCATTCCGTTTCCCCAGCGCGACGTACATATGTACCAGCAAAAGGTCGCATAA
- a CDS encoding damage-control phosphatase ARMT1 family protein has protein sequence MKTYFACMPCFLNQALRACRFMGLDDQKTRQVINAVAKLIPQIPMESSPPETGRAVYQIIREISGNADPYQQVKAENTANALALYPVMKQMAAAAANPLAAAVRIAAAGNVIDCGVNASYAIEKEVDQMLENEFAVFDMDAFLAQLEKTERILYIGDNAGECVFDRVLIEQLPRPVTYVVRQAPIINDATMEDALAAGIDRVADIVSSGTDAPGTVLSTCTSDFLDLLKQPWLKISKGQGNYEALSAGPYPVFFLLKAKCSVIARDLDVDEGQMIFASSSPPDFSRAS, from the coding sequence ATGAAAACCTATTTTGCATGCATGCCCTGCTTTCTGAACCAAGCCCTGCGGGCCTGCCGGTTTATGGGTCTGGATGACCAGAAAACGCGTCAGGTGATCAATGCGGTGGCGAAACTGATCCCGCAAATCCCTATGGAGAGCTCTCCGCCGGAAACCGGCAGGGCGGTTTACCAAATCATCCGGGAGATTTCGGGCAATGCCGACCCATACCAGCAGGTCAAGGCGGAAAACACGGCCAATGCCCTGGCCCTGTACCCGGTTATGAAACAGATGGCCGCGGCCGCGGCCAACCCGCTGGCTGCCGCTGTCCGGATTGCCGCAGCCGGCAACGTGATTGACTGCGGGGTCAATGCTTCCTATGCCATTGAAAAGGAAGTGGATCAGATGCTGGAAAACGAGTTTGCCGTCTTTGACATGGACGCGTTTCTGGCCCAACTGGAAAAAACCGAGCGAATTTTGTATATCGGGGACAATGCCGGCGAATGCGTTTTTGACCGGGTGCTTATCGAGCAGTTGCCCAGGCCGGTGACATACGTGGTGCGCCAGGCGCCCATCATCAATGACGCCACAATGGAGGATGCGCTTGCCGCAGGCATTGACCGTGTGGCCGATATTGTTTCCTCCGGCACCGATGCCCCGGGGACCGTGTTGTCCACGTGCACTTCGGATTTTCTGGACTTGCTGAAGCAGCCCTGGCTGAAAATCAGCAAAGGGCAGGGCAATTATGAGGCCCTTTCCGCGGGTCCTTATCCGGTATTTTTCCTGCTCAAGGCCAAGTGCAGTGTCATTGCCAGGGATCTGGATGTGGACGAGGGGCAGATGATTTTTGCCAGCAGCTCCCCCCCGGATTTTTCCCGGGCCTCATGA
- a CDS encoding DJ-1/PfpI family protein: MSAKKILMLVGDFVEDYEAMVPYQALLMTGHHVDAVCPGKKSGDSVRTAIHDFEGDQTYSEKPGHNFAVTADFDSIRPGDYDALVIPGGRAPEYIRLNKTVLEMVRHFDQAGKPIAAICHGAQVLAAAGALKGRTCSAYPAVGPDVTLSGGTYADIPVDQAHVDGNLVTAPAWPAHPQWLAKFLEVLGTKIQT, translated from the coding sequence ATGAGTGCCAAAAAAATTCTAATGCTCGTGGGCGATTTTGTGGAAGATTACGAGGCCATGGTGCCTTATCAGGCACTGCTGATGACGGGCCACCATGTGGACGCGGTCTGTCCCGGCAAAAAATCCGGGGATTCGGTTCGCACCGCCATCCATGACTTTGAAGGCGACCAGACCTACAGCGAAAAGCCCGGGCACAACTTTGCCGTTACAGCGGATTTCGACAGCATCCGGCCCGGAGACTACGATGCGCTGGTCATACCCGGAGGCCGCGCGCCCGAATACATCCGGCTAAACAAAACCGTATTGGAAATGGTCCGTCATTTTGACCAGGCCGGCAAGCCCATTGCCGCCATCTGCCACGGAGCCCAGGTGCTGGCCGCCGCCGGCGCCCTTAAAGGAAGAACCTGCTCGGCCTACCCGGCCGTGGGTCCGGACGTCACCCTTTCCGGCGGGACATATGCGGATATCCCTGTGGATCAGGCCCATGTGGACGGCAACCTGGTCACTGCCCCGGCCTGGCCGGCCCACCCCCAATGGCTGGCAAAATTTCTCGAAGTACTGGGCACAAAAATCCAGACCTGA
- a CDS encoding tRNA-queuosine alpha-mannosyltransferase domain-containing protein, whose amino-acid sequence MKLLFLEPFYGGSHRDFADGLCRHSRHGIDLHTMPERFWKWRMRGAALHFIRRIIDPGAYDAMICPPLMSLADFRMLCRGRCPPAIVYFHENQLTYPVAPGETRDLHFAFTDITTALAADRVLFNSRTHLTDFFHHVPELLRRMPDFRPSWVVDQIRAKSGVCYPGCRFPADCPDSHAFQSSGQDPPLVIWNHRWEFDKQPEMFFAALEQVARAGVDFEVAVLGRAYDKTPRVFGAARSRLGGKIRQFGHVDDKGQYLQWLARGTVVVSTAIQENFGISVVEAARFGCLPLLPNRLVYPEIIPADLHPVCLYDSFDTLVKKLGDMLCRPRAYNDCRRALTAHMGRYSWEQRIGEFDREFEDLAAGSRE is encoded by the coding sequence ATGAAGCTGCTTTTCCTGGAACCTTTTTACGGCGGCTCTCACCGGGATTTTGCCGACGGCCTGTGCCGGCATTCCCGCCATGGGATTGATCTGCACACCATGCCGGAGCGATTCTGGAAATGGCGGATGCGGGGGGCGGCCCTGCATTTTATCCGCCGGATCATTGATCCCGGGGCTTATGACGCCATGATCTGTCCGCCGCTGATGAGCCTGGCCGACTTCCGCATGCTGTGCCGGGGCAGATGCCCCCCGGCCATTGTCTATTTCCATGAAAATCAGCTCACCTACCCGGTGGCCCCGGGCGAAACCCGGGACCTGCATTTTGCATTCACGGACATCACCACTGCCCTGGCTGCGGATCGGGTTCTGTTTAACTCCCGGACGCATTTGACGGATTTTTTCCATCATGTGCCTGAATTGCTGCGCAGGATGCCGGATTTTCGGCCTTCCTGGGTGGTTGATCAGATCCGGGCCAAATCCGGTGTTTGTTATCCCGGCTGCCGGTTTCCGGCAGATTGCCCGGACAGCCACGCCTTCCAGTCGTCGGGTCAGGACCCACCCCTGGTGATCTGGAACCACCGTTGGGAATTTGACAAGCAGCCGGAGATGTTTTTTGCCGCCCTGGAACAGGTGGCCCGGGCTGGCGTGGATTTTGAGGTGGCTGTGCTCGGCCGAGCATATGATAAGACTCCCCGGGTGTTTGGTGCTGCGCGCAGCCGTCTGGGCGGCAAAATCCGGCAGTTCGGGCATGTGGATGACAAGGGTCAATATCTGCAATGGCTGGCACGGGGTACTGTGGTGGTCAGCACAGCCATCCAGGAAAATTTCGGCATTTCCGTGGTGGAAGCCGCACGCTTCGGGTGCCTGCCCCTGTTGCCAAACCGGCTGGTTTACCCGGAAATCATACCAGCAGATCTGCATCCGGTTTGTTTGTATGACAGCTTTGACACCCTTGTGAAAAAGCTCGGGGACATGCTTTGCCGCCCCCGGGCCTACAATGATTGTCGCCGGGCCCTGACTGCACACATGGGGCGATACAGCTGGGAGCAGCGGATTGGTGAATTTGACCGGGAGTTTGAAGACCTGGCTGCCGGCAGCAGGGAATAG